In the genome of Candidatus Reidiella endopervernicosa, one region contains:
- a CDS encoding Crp/Fnr family transcriptional regulator, with amino-acid sequence MTQEEISTEIRRTPLFGALLDDQFARVMQGMHCHQLAKGERLFSQGEPVQSFYFLRRGLVKLFRTSPDGDEKVVELVSSGQIFAEALMFMGGDAAYPLHAESVDISEVLSFDAHAFVSLLRDSPETSFRMMATLSRRLHQFLNEIDSLSLRNATYRLVIYLLQQLPVNIAESTSIHLPATKNLIASKLSIQPETLSRILHRLRDRGLIEVQGNDIVLCDIHALRSMTDIDD; translated from the coding sequence ATGACCCAAGAAGAGATCAGCACCGAAATCCGACGTACGCCGCTGTTTGGCGCGCTATTGGATGATCAATTTGCCAGGGTAATGCAGGGTATGCACTGCCACCAGTTGGCCAAGGGCGAGCGTCTGTTTAGTCAGGGGGAGCCGGTACAGAGTTTCTACTTTTTGCGTCGTGGTCTGGTAAAGCTGTTTCGTACCTCGCCCGATGGCGATGAGAAGGTGGTTGAGTTGGTCAGCTCGGGCCAGATCTTCGCTGAGGCGCTGATGTTTATGGGAGGGGATGCCGCCTACCCGCTGCATGCAGAGTCGGTGGATATATCAGAGGTGCTCTCGTTCGACGCCCACGCCTTTGTTTCGCTGCTCCGCGACTCGCCTGAGACCAGTTTCCGCATGATGGCAACTCTGAGTCGCCGCCTGCATCAGTTTCTCAACGAGATCGACAGTCTCTCGCTGCGGAATGCGACCTATCGTCTGGTGATCTATCTGCTGCAACAGCTACCGGTAAATATTGCCGAGAGCACCAGCATTCATCTGCCAGCGACCAAAAACCTGATCGCCTCCAAGCTTTCAATACAGCCCGAGACCCTCTCCAGAATACTGCATCGTTTGAGAGATCGCGGTCTGATTGAGGTGCAGGGTAATGACATTGTGCTGTGCGACATCCACGCCCTGCGCAGCATGACCGATATTGACGACTGA
- the napF gene encoding ferredoxin-type protein NapF, translating to MGRAINRRAFLRGDLSGRSVPVRPPWAVEETLFVDLCSRCDDCRKQCPESIIETESGFPKINFKRGECTFCGECVERCKTGALQPQAFAAHAQPWQLKATISDACLAMRGVVCRSCGEQCDERAITFRPRIGGVSIPELDQQACSGCGACVAPCPVAALSVQQGTNQLSQQKSQLEESA from the coding sequence ATGGGAAGGGCAATAAACCGACGGGCATTTCTCAGGGGCGATCTCTCCGGTCGTTCGGTGCCTGTGCGCCCACCCTGGGCAGTGGAAGAGACGTTATTTGTCGATCTCTGCAGCCGTTGTGATGACTGTAGAAAGCAGTGCCCTGAGTCGATTATCGAAACCGAGTCAGGTTTCCCCAAGATCAATTTCAAGCGTGGTGAGTGCACCTTCTGCGGCGAGTGTGTCGAGCGCTGCAAAACCGGCGCGCTCCAGCCCCAGGCCTTCGCAGCTCATGCGCAGCCGTGGCAGCTTAAGGCAACGATTTCCGATGCGTGTCTGGCGATGCGAGGCGTTGTATGCCGCAGCTGCGGCGAACAGTGTGATGAGCGCGCCATTACATTTCGACCACGCATCGGTGGTGTCTCTATTCCTGAACTCGATCAGCAGGCGTGCAGCGGTTGTGGCGCCTGTGTGGCGCCCTGTCCGGTAGCGGCTCTCTCGGTTCAGCAGGGGACGAATCAACTATCTCAACAAAAATCACAACTGGAGGAGAGTGCATGA
- a CDS encoding nitrate reductase cytochrome c-type subunit — translation MKKIVLTAVLGMFAVMAIPFSASADVTSLRGDLELDADSKAYEKRKQVTQKGGFERSFKLQPPMIPHKVDKDKITLKTNTCMRCHSAANYKKEKAPMTGESHFLDRDGNKLKKVSARRYFCNQCHAPQQSADPLVENQFVGAK, via the coding sequence ATGAAAAAAATCGTACTTACCGCAGTTCTGGGGATGTTTGCCGTGATGGCAATACCGTTCAGTGCCAGCGCCGATGTGACGTCACTGCGTGGTGATCTGGAGCTGGATGCAGACTCCAAGGCGTATGAGAAGCGTAAGCAGGTAACGCAGAAGGGTGGCTTTGAGCGTAGCTTCAAGCTGCAGCCGCCGATGATTCCGCACAAGGTTGATAAGGATAAGATTACCTTGAAGACTAACACCTGCATGCGCTGCCACAGCGCGGCCAACTACAAGAAGGAGAAGGCACCGATGACGGGCGAGAGCCACTTCCTCGACCGTGACGGTAATAAGCTGAAGAAGGTCTCGGCGCGTCGCTACTTCTGTAACCAGTGTCATGCGCCGCAGCAGAGTGCCGATCCGCTGGTTGAGAACCAGTTTGTCGGAGCGAAGTAA
- a CDS encoding NapC/NirT family cytochrome c, with protein sequence MLAKSTFATLVVGIILGVIGWGGFNWSLELTNTEEFCISCHEMEANVYQELQETVHWSNRTGVRATCPDCHVPKEWTHKIVRKIKASNELWHKMMGTIDTPEKFEEYRLTMAVSEWERMKKTDSRECRNCHNFGSMNLEKQEERSAERHDPHVWEVQDGLEPSKTCIDCHKGVAHSLPAGWEEAVAKHPMLAVEESEEE encoded by the coding sequence ATGCTTGCTAAATCAACATTTGCCACGCTGGTTGTCGGCATCATCCTCGGTGTCATCGGTTGGGGTGGATTTAACTGGTCGCTGGAACTGACCAATACCGAGGAGTTCTGTATCTCCTGTCATGAGATGGAGGCGAACGTCTATCAGGAGCTGCAGGAGACGGTGCACTGGTCGAACCGGACCGGCGTGCGGGCCACCTGCCCCGACTGTCACGTGCCGAAGGAGTGGACGCATAAGATCGTGCGTAAGATCAAGGCGTCTAACGAGCTCTGGCACAAGATGATGGGCACCATCGATACTCCGGAGAAGTTTGAGGAGTATCGACTCACCATGGCGGTCAGCGAGTGGGAGCGGATGAAGAAGACCGATTCACGCGAGTGTCGTAACTGCCACAACTTCGGTTCGATGAATCTCGAGAAGCAGGAGGAGCGTAGTGCCGAACGCCATGACCCGCATGTCTGGGAGGTGCAGGATGGCCTGGAGCCGAGCAAGACCTGTATCGACTGCCACAAGGGTGTCGCGCACAGTCTGCCTGCTGGTTGGGAAGAGGCGGTGGCCAAGCATCCGATGCTCGCCGTTGAGGAGAGTGAAGAGGAGTAG
- a CDS encoding response regulator transcription factor: MQRNQPRFDAESRTVLINLPGEKKLEDEVAAQLERQGYRVIVMESGQAVEAWLLSERPLAVVLAELPEKEGLYCEAMDELNRSGNCPFNFDFCTR; encoded by the coding sequence ATGCAGCGAAACCAACCCCGTTTCGATGCTGAGAGCCGTACTGTCTTGATCAATCTTCCTGGTGAAAAGAAGCTTGAAGACGAAGTCGCGGCACAACTGGAACGACAGGGATATCGTGTGATAGTCATGGAGAGCGGCCAGGCTGTGGAAGCATGGCTGCTATCTGAGCGTCCACTGGCCGTGGTGCTAGCTGAGCTACCCGAAAAAGAGGGCCTCTACTGTGAGGCAATGGACGAGTTGAACCGTTCGGGTAACTGCCCCTTCAATTTTGATTTCTGCACGAGGTGA
- the napA gene encoding nitrate reductase catalytic subunit NapA, translated as MKQTRREFIKNNAIAATAAAAGVSLPGVSFAAADDGIRWDKAACRYCGTGCSVLIGTKGGKVVASQGDPDAPVNRGLNCIKGYFLPKILYGKDRLTQPMLRKTGGKYAKDGKFEAVSWDEAFKIMAEKFIAARKKGPKGIGMFGSGQWTVWEGYAAQKLIKAGFRSNSLEPNARHCMASAVGAFMRGFGIDEPMGCYDDLEHADVFVLWGANMAEMHPILWSRLTDTRLTKKGCEVHVLSTYEHRCFELADNGMVFTPQTDLAIGNYIANYIIQNKAYNKAFLDKHVNFHQAVTDIGYGLRATHPKEKAAKNPGNGGKSKISFEEYAKSVAPYTLEKASEMSGVPKDKLLKLAKVYADPNKKVTSYWTMGMNQHTRGVWMNGLVYNIHLLMGKISEPGNSPFSLTGQPSACGTAREVGTFTHRLPADLVVKKDAHCKFSEKTWKLPAGTIPRANGKSDGADQPDISGKPMGKNLIHAVAMHRALKDGVMNVFWVMCNNNMQAAANLNEESYPGWRAPDNFVIVSDPYPTVSAQAADLVLPTAMWIEKEGAYGNAERRTQFWRQQTAAPGESKSDLWQVMEFAKYIKVEDVWPAELIAKAPEVAGKTLFDVLYANGQVDKFPAEQVTDDRGNKYDNDESKDFGFYAQKGLFEEYRLFNSVEGIPKKGHEMAEFGAYHKARGMRWPVIDGKETLWRFREGYDPHVKAGEGVKFYGKPDGRAAIISAPYEPPAESPDKEYDMWLSTGRVLEHWHSGSMTQRVPELHRAVPDAVVFMHPKDAKKRRLRQGAKVKVVSRRGEIVSRVETRGRNRPPEGLVYVPWFDASRLINKVTLDATDPLSKETDYKKCAVKVVKA; from the coding sequence ATGAAACAGACACGGCGAGAATTTATTAAAAACAATGCGATAGCTGCAACTGCAGCGGCAGCGGGTGTCTCCCTGCCAGGGGTCAGCTTTGCAGCGGCGGATGATGGGATTCGCTGGGACAAGGCGGCCTGTCGCTACTGTGGTACCGGCTGTAGCGTGCTGATCGGCACCAAGGGCGGCAAGGTAGTCGCCTCACAGGGTGATCCCGATGCCCCGGTTAACCGCGGTCTCAACTGCATCAAGGGTTACTTCCTGCCGAAGATCCTCTACGGAAAGGATCGTCTCACCCAGCCGATGCTGCGTAAGACGGGTGGGAAATACGCCAAAGATGGCAAGTTTGAGGCGGTCTCCTGGGACGAGGCGTTTAAGATCATGGCGGAGAAGTTCATCGCTGCGCGTAAGAAGGGTCCCAAGGGTATCGGCATGTTCGGTTCCGGTCAGTGGACCGTCTGGGAGGGCTATGCGGCACAGAAGCTGATCAAGGCCGGTTTCCGCTCCAACAGCCTCGAGCCGAATGCTCGTCACTGTATGGCCTCGGCGGTTGGTGCCTTCATGCGAGGCTTCGGCATCGATGAGCCGATGGGCTGCTATGACGACCTTGAGCACGCCGATGTCTTCGTGCTGTGGGGTGCCAACATGGCGGAGATGCACCCGATCCTCTGGTCGCGCCTTACCGATACCCGTCTGACCAAGAAGGGGTGTGAGGTACATGTGCTCTCAACCTACGAGCATCGCTGCTTCGAGCTGGCCGATAACGGCATGGTCTTCACCCCACAGACCGATCTGGCGATCGGTAACTACATCGCCAACTACATCATCCAGAATAAGGCCTACAACAAGGCGTTCCTCGACAAACATGTCAACTTCCACCAGGCGGTTACCGATATCGGATACGGTCTGCGTGCGACCCATCCCAAGGAGAAGGCGGCGAAGAATCCGGGTAACGGTGGTAAGAGCAAGATCTCCTTCGAGGAGTACGCCAAGTCGGTAGCCCCCTATACTCTGGAGAAGGCGAGCGAGATGTCGGGCGTGCCGAAGGATAAGCTGCTCAAGCTGGCCAAGGTCTACGCCGATCCGAACAAGAAGGTCACCTCCTACTGGACCATGGGCATGAACCAGCACACCCGCGGTGTCTGGATGAACGGTCTGGTCTATAACATCCATCTGCTGATGGGCAAGATCTCCGAGCCGGGCAACAGCCCCTTCTCGCTCACCGGTCAGCCATCCGCCTGCGGTACCGCTCGCGAGGTCGGTACCTTTACCCACCGCCTGCCCGCCGATCTGGTGGTGAAGAAGGATGCGCACTGCAAATTTTCCGAGAAGACCTGGAAACTGCCAGCAGGCACCATTCCGCGTGCCAACGGCAAATCCGACGGTGCCGATCAGCCCGATATCAGCGGTAAGCCGATGGGTAAAAACCTGATCCACGCGGTGGCGATGCACCGTGCACTGAAGGACGGGGTCATGAACGTCTTCTGGGTGATGTGTAACAACAACATGCAGGCGGCGGCCAACTTGAATGAGGAGTCCTACCCCGGTTGGCGAGCTCCCGATAACTTCGTCATCGTCTCCGACCCCTACCCGACCGTCTCCGCCCAGGCCGCCGACCTGGTACTGCCGACGGCGATGTGGATCGAGAAGGAGGGTGCCTACGGTAATGCCGAACGCCGTACCCAGTTCTGGCGTCAACAGACCGCTGCACCGGGTGAGTCGAAGTCTGACCTGTGGCAGGTGATGGAGTTTGCCAAGTACATCAAGGTCGAGGATGTCTGGCCGGCCGAGCTGATCGCCAAGGCACCGGAGGTTGCAGGCAAGACCCTCTTCGATGTGCTCTACGCCAATGGTCAGGTCGATAAATTCCCAGCTGAGCAGGTCACCGATGATCGCGGTAACAAGTACGACAATGATGAGTCCAAAGACTTTGGTTTCTACGCGCAGAAGGGGCTATTCGAGGAGTATCGCCTCTTCAACTCCGTCGAGGGGATTCCGAAGAAGGGCCACGAGATGGCCGAGTTTGGTGCCTACCACAAGGCGCGTGGTATGCGCTGGCCGGTAATCGACGGCAAGGAGACGCTGTGGCGCTTCCGCGAAGGCTACGATCCACACGTTAAGGCGGGTGAGGGCGTCAAGTTCTACGGTAAGCCTGATGGGCGCGCGGCGATTATCTCCGCACCTTATGAACCGCCAGCAGAGAGCCCCGATAAAGAGTACGACATGTGGCTCAGCACCGGCCGTGTGCTGGAGCACTGGCACTCTGGTTCGATGACCCAACGCGTCCCCGAGCTGCACCGGGCGGTACCCGATGCGGTGGTCTTCATGCATCCCAAGGATGCGAAGAAGCGTCGTCTGCGTCAGGGCGCCAAGGTGAAGGTGGTCAGCCGTCGTGGCGAGATCGTCTCCCGTGTCGAGACCCGTGGTCGTAACCGTCCGCCCGAGGGGCTGGTCTATGTACCGTGGTTCGACGCCAGTCGTCTGATCAACAAGGTGACCCTCGATGCGACCGATCCACTATCGAAAGAGACCGACTACAAGAAGTGTGCGGTCAAGGTGGTGAAGGCGTAG
- a CDS encoding chaperone NapD: protein MNICGVLVHARPENIVPVKERLQHLEGVEVHAINDDGQLVVTLEQDDEGLMADTLMSFQNVDGVISASMIYHHNEDENNEEVEHLEEVVQ from the coding sequence ATGAATATCTGTGGCGTTCTGGTGCATGCCAGACCAGAAAATATCGTGCCGGTAAAGGAGCGGCTGCAGCATCTCGAAGGCGTTGAAGTACACGCGATTAACGATGATGGGCAGCTGGTGGTGACCCTTGAGCAGGATGATGAGGGTCTCATGGCCGATACCTTGATGAGTTTTCAAAACGTGGATGGCGTTATATCCGCATCGATGATTTACCACCATAACGAAGATGAAAATAATGAAGAAGTTGAGCATTTAGAGGAGGTCGTACAATGA
- the napG gene encoding ferredoxin-type protein NapG, whose protein sequence is MSDHDHNDNLNGKGKAVSRRRFLADLAKTACGVGLFGMGIGLYSQQARSLPALAIRPPGALPEGEFLAACTRCGLCVRDCPYDILKLADIGEEVTTGTPYFTARSGPCEMCEDIPCVPVCPTGALDHELTDINRARMGLAVVSDQESCIAFLGLRCEVCYNVCPIRGKAITLERKHNVRSGKHALFIPVVHSDACTGCGLCERACILEEAAIKVLPNHLVQGKLGDHYRIGWEEKASAGESLVTPDVEHRYNLPEGVRYEHGGEGLITEERSNPLDTLNSGFGGSD, encoded by the coding sequence ATGAGTGACCACGATCACAACGATAACCTGAACGGGAAGGGCAAAGCGGTTAGCCGCCGTCGCTTCCTGGCCGACTTGGCCAAGACCGCTTGCGGTGTTGGTCTGTTCGGTATGGGTATCGGGCTCTATTCACAACAGGCCCGATCGTTGCCGGCACTGGCGATTCGTCCTCCGGGTGCGCTACCCGAGGGTGAGTTCCTGGCAGCCTGCACGCGCTGTGGTTTGTGTGTTCGTGACTGTCCCTACGACATTCTGAAGTTGGCCGATATCGGTGAAGAGGTAACCACCGGCACGCCCTACTTCACAGCCAGGAGCGGTCCTTGCGAGATGTGTGAGGATATTCCCTGTGTGCCGGTCTGTCCGACCGGGGCGCTGGATCACGAGCTGACCGATATCAACAGGGCCCGTATGGGACTGGCGGTGGTCTCCGATCAGGAGAGCTGTATCGCCTTTCTCGGGCTGCGTTGTGAGGTCTGTTACAACGTCTGTCCCATCCGTGGTAAGGCGATCACGCTGGAGCGTAAGCACAACGTTCGTTCCGGTAAGCACGCACTCTTTATTCCCGTCGTCCATTCCGACGCCTGTACCGGCTGTGGATTGTGCGAGAGGGCCTGCATTCTGGAAGAGGCCGCCATCAAGGTTCTACCTAACCATCTGGTTCAGGGGAAGCTGGGCGATCACTACCGGATCGGCTGGGAGGAGAAGGCGAGTGCGGGCGAGTCGCTGGTCACCCCGGATGTGGAACACCGCTACAACCTGCCCGAAGGCGTGCGTTACGAGCACGGCGGGGAAGGGCTGATCACCGAAGAGCGTAGTAATCCACTCGATACACTCAATAGTGGTTTCGGGGGGAGTGACTGA
- the napH gene encoding quinol dehydrogenase ferredoxin subunit NapH: MAKYQRLGADALAEKGWLGAHKWLLLRRFSQLSILLLFMLGPWAGVWIIKGNLSSSLLLDTVPMTDLMVFLQMLAAGFLTPVSTVVTGVLIVTVFYLLAGGRLFCSWVCPLNMVTDAANWLREKLEIKPSTHLSRNLRYWMLAMVVVMAFVTGSMAYEVFNPVSMTHRTIIFGLGMGWAVVLAIFLFDLFVARRGWCSHLCPVGATYGLLGKLSLVRVRADQRVACNDCMECFVVCPEPQVIKPALRGETKGGGPVITSGDCTNCGRCIDICAKDVFHFGMRFNNVSGNEGIKGSATHA; encoded by the coding sequence ATGGCTAAGTACCAACGTTTGGGGGCCGATGCGCTGGCCGAGAAGGGCTGGCTGGGTGCGCACAAATGGTTGTTGCTAAGGCGTTTTAGTCAGCTGTCGATTCTGCTGCTCTTCATGCTTGGTCCCTGGGCGGGTGTCTGGATCATCAAAGGTAACCTCTCATCCAGCCTGCTGCTGGATACGGTGCCGATGACCGATCTGATGGTGTTTCTGCAGATGCTGGCGGCGGGTTTCCTGACGCCGGTCAGTACGGTGGTCACGGGAGTGTTAATCGTGACTGTCTTCTATCTGCTCGCAGGTGGACGTCTCTTCTGCTCCTGGGTCTGTCCACTCAATATGGTGACCGATGCAGCCAACTGGTTGCGGGAGAAGCTGGAGATCAAACCCTCGACCCACCTGTCGCGCAATCTGCGCTACTGGATGCTGGCGATGGTGGTGGTGATGGCATTTGTGACCGGGAGTATGGCCTATGAGGTCTTCAACCCGGTCTCGATGACCCATCGCACCATCATCTTCGGTCTGGGAATGGGGTGGGCTGTGGTTCTGGCCATCTTCCTCTTCGATCTGTTTGTTGCCAGAAGAGGCTGGTGCAGCCACCTCTGTCCGGTGGGTGCCACCTACGGACTGCTCGGTAAGCTCAGCCTGGTGAGGGTGCGGGCCGATCAACGTGTGGCCTGCAACGACTGCATGGAGTGTTTCGTCGTCTGTCCCGAACCGCAGGTGATCAAGCCTGCGCTCAGGGGTGAGACGAAGGGGGGCGGTCCGGTAATCACCTCGGGTGATTGCACCAACTGTGGTCGCTGTATCGATATCTGTGCCAAGGATGTCTTCCACTTCGGAATGCGTTTCAACAATGTCAGTGGTAACGAAGGTATTAAGGGTTCGGCAACGCACGCCTGA
- a CDS encoding Hpt domain-containing protein has product MPVKLDELRQCWSALCTDSWNEPLAERLLLMLHNLAGSGATYGFSDLSAYARGFERLLETVVKQRSVSTDVREQVDLILDSLKQSSISSDDDPF; this is encoded by the coding sequence TTGCCGGTTAAGCTCGATGAGTTGCGCCAGTGCTGGTCTGCGCTCTGCACCGATAGTTGGAACGAGCCGTTAGCCGAACGACTACTGCTGATGCTGCATAACCTTGCTGGATCGGGTGCTACCTACGGTTTCTCCGACCTGAGTGCCTACGCGCGTGGTTTTGAGCGTCTGTTAGAGACTGTCGTTAAACAGCGATCTGTCAGTACAGATGTAAGAGAGCAGGTCGACCTGATTCTAGACTCCCTCAAGCAGAGTTCCATCAGCTCCGATGACGATCCCTTCTGA